Proteins co-encoded in one Arachis hypogaea cultivar Tifrunner chromosome 11, arahy.Tifrunner.gnm2.J5K5, whole genome shotgun sequence genomic window:
- the LOC112724130 gene encoding uncharacterized protein has translation MWVVYVCDEEERELGKQQAPGSCPYCGGKVEATDVETQWKFCFLPMCFNIKRKYFCTLCSRRLQLSYHH, from the coding sequence ATGTGGGTGGTATATGTGTGCGACGAAGAAGAGAGGGAGCTTGGGAAGCAGCAGGCACCGGGTTCATGCCCTTACTGCGGCGGGAAGGTTGAAGCCACCGATGTCGAGACTCAGTGGAAGTTCTGCTTCTTGCCCATGTGCTTCAACATCAAGCGAAAGTACTTTTGTACCCTCTGCTCTCGCCGTCTTCAACTCTCCTATCATCACTAG
- the LOC140176292 gene encoding serine/threonine-protein phosphatase 7 long form homolog: MNWEGYNSKSKDDFEGNYEIDNLNVDGDDVDCINEPDVEEVANVLISQHPFGKSSFMRALDLAILNALEFLKYDVAYQLGLPVDVRYVSGCLSEFHIYIDGGRPPWVWFQELLGVIPPPSQVQKYAVNCSWFQETFGECPEDADDDTVRRYVRAYIMMLLGTQLFADKSGNRIHIRWLPYVARLEELGTYSWGSAALAWLYRCMCRVANRHVVKLAGPLQLLQSWIFWRFPQFRPAGYETFSWPLASRWAGYNPSGSEKGPRVRTWRLRIDRLQSREFIWMPYSSPDVLQVLHPEVLEPRHMAVWRSVTALIYFAVIEWHQIDRVLPQFGGVQAPPRPALNIDFLMSKDGRGGDRWFPSSMPKWHAYWDARQDSVLRFDVVADPGPSHQFLQWWSQHGKRFLYFVSHLFR, from the exons ATGAATTGGGAAGGCTACAATAGTAAAAGCAAAGATGACTTTGAAGGCAACTATGAAATAGATAATTTAAACGTAGATGGAGACGATGTTGATTGCATTAATGAGCCAGATGTAGAAGAAGTGGCAAATGTCCTAATAAGTCAACATCCATTTGGGAAGTCATCTTTTATGCGCGCTTTAGATCTTGCGATATTGAATGCACTAGAATTTCTTAAATAT gacgtggcataccagctggGTTTGCCAGTCGATGTCCGTTACGTGAGCGGGTGCCTGTCAGAGTTCCATATATACATCGATGGCGGCCGTCCACCCTGGGtctggttccaggagttgctaGGAGTTATACCTCCTCCCAGTcaggttcagaagtacgcagtgaactgcagctggtttcaggagacCTTTGGTGAGTGCCCTGAGGATGCAGATGATGACACTGTTCGCCGATATGTccgtgcgtacatcatgatgttgcTGGGCACGCAGCTGTTTGCGGACAAGTCTGGCAACCGGATTCACATTAGATGGCTTCCATATGTAGCGAGGCTGGAGGAGCTGGGTACGTACAGCTGGGGTTCGGCAGCACTGGcctggttgtaccggtgcatgtgcagAGTGGCAAACAGACATGTTGTGAAGTTAGCGGGCCCGCTCCAGCTACTGCAGTCTTGGATCTTTTGGCGGTTTCCTCAGTTTAGGCCTGCAGGATATGAGACGTTCAGCTGGCCGTTGGCGTCGAG ATGGGCAGGTTACAACCCTTCCGGTAGCGAGAAGGGTCCGAGAGTGCGGACGTGGAGGCTTAGGATAGACCGGTTACAGTCCAGGGAG TTTATATGGATGCCGTACAGTAGCCCCGACGTACTTCAGGTGTTGCACCCGGAGGTTTTGGAGCCTCGGCACATGGCGGTGTGGCGCTCTGTGACCGCGCTGATCTACTTTGCtgtcatagagtggcatcagatagatCGTGTTCTTCCTCAGTTTGGAGGGGTACAGGCCCCTCCGCGTCCCGCCTtgaacatcgactttctgatgtccAAGGACGGGAGAGGCGGCGATCGATGGTTCCCCTCTTCCATGCCGAAGTGGCATGCATACTGGGACGCTCGTCAGGACAGTGTATTGAGGTTCGACGTTGTTGCCGACCCTGGACCGTCTCATCAGTTCCTTCAGTGGTGGAGTCAGCATGGGAAGaggttcttgtattttgtttcgCATCTGTTTAGATGA